The following coding sequences are from one Anopheles bellator chromosome X, idAnoBellAS_SP24_06.2, whole genome shotgun sequence window:
- the LOC131213479 gene encoding trimeric intracellular cation channel type 1B.1 — MDPEAFLDIANQVIKLKMFPYFDIAHSLLCALSVKEDLGVGAHAFSRKHPLACWLSTMLVVFAGGMVANGLLGEPILAPLKNTPQLLVATACWYIVFYTPFDIGYKVAKFLPVKVAASSMKEIYRAKKIHDGVTHAAKLYPNAFIIMILIGTLKGNGAGFTKLIERLIRGVWTPTAMEFLQPSFYTKASLIASIIFVLDKKTDLISAPHALVYFGIVIFLVYFKLSSILLGIHDPFVPFENLSCALLFGGIWDSLAKILGRGQAKEDTKDAKKSN; from the exons ATGGATCCCGAGGCATTTCTCGATATCGCCAATCAGGTGATAAAACTAAAGATGTTTCCTTACTTCGACATCGCGCACAGTCTTCTGTGTGCCCTCTCGGTGAAGGAGGATCTTGGGGTCGGAGCGCACGCCTTTTCGCGGAAACATCCGCTCGCCTGCTGGCTTTCAACGATGCTTGTCGTTTTTGCGGGCGGCATGGTTGCTAACGGACTGCTTGGTGAACCCATCCTGGCGCCACTGAAGAATACGCCTCAGCTGCTTGTCGCCACCGCCTGCTGGTACATCGTTTTTTATACTCCCTTCGACATTGGCTACAAGGTGGCAAAATTCTTGCCGGTCAAGGTGGCTGCTAGTTCAATGAAGGAAATTTATCGAGCAAAGAAG ATCCACGATGGTGTTACGCATGCTGCCAAACTTTACCCGAACGcattcatcatcatgatcCTTATCGGCACGTTAAAGGGCAACGGGGCCGGTTTCACGAAGCTGATTGAACGATTGATTCGTGGTGTCTGGACGCCGACGGCCATGGAGTTCTTGCAACCAAGCTT CTACACCAAAGCATCGTTAATAGCTTCGATCATTTTTGTGCTGGACAAGAAGACGGACCTGATCTCAGCCCCGCACGCCCTGGTCTACTTCGGCATCGTTATCTTCCTCGTGTACTTCAAGCTGTCGTCAATTCTGCTTGGCATCCACGATCCGTTTGTGCCGTTCGAAAATCTGAGCTGCGCCTTGCTATTCGGTGGAATCTGGGACAGCTTGGCGAAAATTTTGGGACGCGGTCAGGCTAAGGAAGACACAAAAGATGCGAAAAAATCAAACTGA